One segment of Bacteroidota bacterium DNA contains the following:
- the lnt gene encoding apolipoprotein N-acyltransferase yields MKKFKLLFLSLLSGVLLSVAWPATGGLFFLVFLALVPLLYVENIISNNRDKYKSFHFFNYAYVTFFTWNAITTWWIYYATAEGMVAAVICNALFMAVIALLFHFTRKVLGEKRGYIALVVYWISFEYLHLEWDLSWPWLTIGNVFAQNTELVQWYEYTGIMGGTLWVLVVNILLFRIFRQLYILKTGLKNNFVEISTAAFILFAPILFSIFTYANYKEKSDPLDIVVVQPNIDPYFEKFNGLTPEQQLEKMNTLAASMIDQNTDYVVFPETALPQGIWENKLENAPPVKAIKEFIKDFPKLHYVTGLSSFREYLPGDKLSATARPYRDGGGHYDLYNTAMQIDHDPEIQIYHKSKLVPGVEKMPFPSLFGFLEAYAIDIGGMTGSHGTDAERGVFSSIDGKKRIAPVICYESIYGEYIGEYIKNGAEVIFIITNDGWWQDTPGYKQHLQYAKLKAVSNRRSIARSANTGVSCFINQRGDIQQATSWWEPAVIRQTINANDKITFYAQHGDYIARAAVFIAALIFLSAIAFSMNKTKQRLG; encoded by the coding sequence GTGAAAAAATTTAAACTCTTATTCCTTTCCCTTTTAAGTGGGGTTTTACTAAGTGTTGCATGGCCGGCAACAGGAGGTTTGTTTTTTTTGGTGTTTTTGGCCCTGGTTCCTTTGCTTTATGTGGAAAACATAATTTCTAATAACAGGGATAAATACAAATCATTCCACTTTTTCAATTATGCTTATGTAACCTTTTTTACATGGAATGCCATTACAACCTGGTGGATTTATTATGCCACTGCAGAGGGAATGGTGGCTGCGGTAATTTGCAATGCTCTGTTTATGGCTGTTATTGCCCTGCTTTTTCATTTTACCAGAAAGGTGTTGGGTGAAAAGAGGGGTTATATTGCCCTTGTAGTATATTGGATTTCTTTTGAATACCTGCATTTGGAATGGGATCTTTCATGGCCCTGGCTTACCATAGGAAATGTTTTTGCCCAAAACACAGAACTAGTGCAATGGTATGAATACACGGGTATAATGGGAGGAACTCTTTGGGTATTGGTGGTAAATATATTGCTGTTTCGCATTTTCAGGCAATTGTATATTCTAAAGACAGGCCTAAAAAACAATTTTGTAGAAATTTCAACAGCTGCATTTATTTTATTTGCACCTATCCTTTTTTCCATTTTTACATATGCCAACTACAAGGAAAAGTCTGACCCTCTGGATATAGTAGTAGTACAGCCTAATATTGATCCTTATTTCGAGAAATTTAACGGACTCACTCCTGAGCAGCAGCTTGAAAAAATGAATACACTTGCTGCTTCCATGATTGATCAAAATACTGATTATGTAGTCTTTCCGGAAACAGCCCTTCCACAAGGAATATGGGAAAACAAGTTAGAAAACGCTCCGCCTGTTAAAGCAATAAAAGAATTTATAAAAGATTTTCCTAAACTACATTATGTAACAGGACTTTCATCCTTTCGCGAGTATCTTCCCGGAGATAAATTGTCTGCTACAGCACGCCCTTACAGAGATGGAGGAGGTCATTATGATTTATACAATACGGCAATGCAAATTGATCATGATCCTGAAATACAGATTTACCATAAATCAAAACTTGTTCCTGGCGTTGAAAAGATGCCTTTTCCTTCCCTTTTTGGATTTTTGGAGGCATACGCAATTGACATTGGAGGTATGACCGGAAGCCATGGAACAGATGCTGAAAGAGGAGTGTTTTCTTCCATAGATGGTAAAAAAAGAATTGCCCCGGTAATTTGTTATGAATCCATTTATGGGGAATATATTGGAGAATATATTAAAAATGGAGCTGAAGTTATTTTCATCATTACCAATGATGGTTGGTGGCAGGATACACCCGGATACAAACAGCATCTTCAATATGCAAAATTAAAAGCGGTTTCAAATAGAAGGAGTATCGCCCGATCTGCAAATACTGGCGTTTCCTGTTTTATTAACCAGCGCGGGGATATTCAACAGGCCACATCCTGGTGGGAACCAGCAGTAATAAGGCAAACCATTAATGCCAATGATAAAATCACTTTTTATGCACAACATGGTGATTATATTGCACGAGCAGCAGTATTCATAGCTGCTTTAATTTTTCTCAGCGCAATTGCATTTAGCATGAATAAAACCAAACAAAGACTTGGCTAA